A genomic window from Peromyscus maniculatus bairdii isolate BWxNUB_F1_BW_parent chromosome 1, HU_Pman_BW_mat_3.1, whole genome shotgun sequence includes:
- the Ncr3lg1 gene encoding natural cytotoxicity triggering receptor 3 ligand 1 isoform X2 yields the protein MTSQSCQRGPGSAHTNYKGPCRTAFCSHTSSLRGCNLEPPNRCGGQSKPVPPGTVGSSWVTGLLRMLLLLWYMSMAGGLEVKTTETQTVFLHDNVTVPCKIPGSPHLNITIVGIIWSWKKERNESAASIYQFYGSYREATRPGANVSLLGLEWGDASLYLPRIELSDAGEYRCKLVVTPQQAEGTTRLDVVASPAMKLFVKPATERNGEEEFVICKVDGFYPAAIDIKWEESTLNDPHFRAITEGIITGPAVRNDDGTFSVTSSLALKPALEDHGNTFTCVVSHRSLLDSKRLSVTLPEKRPMEIYFTIVGPCVLLGLVIVYCLWRWGSGRVRQGNKDLWAAEMMLL from the exons ATGACTTCGCAGAGTTGCCAGAGGGGTCCAGGGAGTGCACACACGAACTACAAGGGCCCATGCCGTACTGCCTTCTGCAGTCATACCTCTTCCCTGCGTGGCTGCAACCTAGAACCGCCCAACAGATGTGGAGGGCAGAGCAAGCCAGTTCCGCCCGGCACTGTGGGCTCCTCATGGGTGACTGGCTTGCTGAGGATGCTATTGCTTCTGTGGTACATGTCCATGGCAG GTGGGCTGGAAGTGAAGACCACAGAGACACAGACGGTTTTCTTACACGACAATGTCACTGTACCCTGCAAAATCCCGGGGTCACCCCACCTGAACATCACGATTGTGGGAATCATCTGGTCTTGGAAGAAAGAGCGGAATGAATCTGCGGCCTCCATATACCAGTTTTATGGAAGTTACCGGGAGGCGACCCGACCTGGAGCCAATGTGTCATTGTTGGGGCTGGAATGGGGCGATGCCTCACTCTATCTGCCCAGGATCGAGCTGAGTGACGCAGGAGAGTACCGATGCAAGCTGGTGGTCACCCCTCAACAGGCAGAGGGGACGACCAGGCTAGATGTTGTGG CTTCTCCGGCCATGAAATTGTTTGTGAAACCAGCTACAGAGAGAAATGGTGAAGAAGAGTTCGTTATATGCAAGGTGGATGGGTTCTACCCAGCAGCCATTGACATAAAGTGGGAGGAGAGCACCCTGAATGATCCCCACTTCCGAGCGATCACTGAGGGCATAATCACTGGTCCCGCTGTGAGGAATGATGATGGTACCTTCAGTGTTACCAGCTCCTTGGCCCTGAAACCAGCCCTGGAAGACCACGGGAATACCTTCACCTGTGTGGTGTCCCACAGATCCTTACTTGACTCCAAGAGGCTCAGTGTTACACTGCCTGAGAAAA gacCTATGGAGATATACTTTACCATTGTTGGTCCCTGTGTTCTCCTGGGTTTGGTGATAGTTTATTGCCTCTGGAGATG GGGCAGTGGGAGAGTCAGACAAGGAAATAAGGACctctgggctgcagagatgatgctcttgtag
- the Ncr3lg1 gene encoding natural cytotoxicity triggering receptor 3 ligand 1 isoform X1 — translation MTSQSCQRGPGSAHTNYKGPCRTAFCSHTSSLRGCNLEPPNRCGGQSKPVPPGTVGSSWVTGLLRMLLLLWYMSMAGGLEVKTTETQTVFLHDNVTVPCKIPGSPHLNITIVGIIWSWKKERNESAASIYQFYGSYREATRPGANVSLLGLEWGDASLYLPRIELSDAGEYRCKLVVTPQQAEGTTRLDVVASPAMKLFVKPATERNGEEEFVICKVDGFYPAAIDIKWEESTLNDPHFRAITEGIITGPAVRNDDGTFSVTSSLALKPALEDHGNTFTCVVSHRSLLDSKRLSVTLPEKSVHNGACAAIREQLDEVSSLLQWAAVNHLNSDLWRYTLPLLVPVFSWVW, via the exons ATGACTTCGCAGAGTTGCCAGAGGGGTCCAGGGAGTGCACACACGAACTACAAGGGCCCATGCCGTACTGCCTTCTGCAGTCATACCTCTTCCCTGCGTGGCTGCAACCTAGAACCGCCCAACAGATGTGGAGGGCAGAGCAAGCCAGTTCCGCCCGGCACTGTGGGCTCCTCATGGGTGACTGGCTTGCTGAGGATGCTATTGCTTCTGTGGTACATGTCCATGGCAG GTGGGCTGGAAGTGAAGACCACAGAGACACAGACGGTTTTCTTACACGACAATGTCACTGTACCCTGCAAAATCCCGGGGTCACCCCACCTGAACATCACGATTGTGGGAATCATCTGGTCTTGGAAGAAAGAGCGGAATGAATCTGCGGCCTCCATATACCAGTTTTATGGAAGTTACCGGGAGGCGACCCGACCTGGAGCCAATGTGTCATTGTTGGGGCTGGAATGGGGCGATGCCTCACTCTATCTGCCCAGGATCGAGCTGAGTGACGCAGGAGAGTACCGATGCAAGCTGGTGGTCACCCCTCAACAGGCAGAGGGGACGACCAGGCTAGATGTTGTGG CTTCTCCGGCCATGAAATTGTTTGTGAAACCAGCTACAGAGAGAAATGGTGAAGAAGAGTTCGTTATATGCAAGGTGGATGGGTTCTACCCAGCAGCCATTGACATAAAGTGGGAGGAGAGCACCCTGAATGATCCCCACTTCCGAGCGATCACTGAGGGCATAATCACTGGTCCCGCTGTGAGGAATGATGATGGTACCTTCAGTGTTACCAGCTCCTTGGCCCTGAAACCAGCCCTGGAAGACCACGGGAATACCTTCACCTGTGTGGTGTCCCACAGATCCTTACTTGACTCCAAGAGGCTCAGTGTTACACTGCCTGAGAAAA gtGTGCACAATGGTGCCTGTGCGGCCATCAGAGAACAGCTTGATGAAGTCAGTTCCCTTCTTCAGTGGGCGGCAGTGAACCACCTCAACTCA gacCTATGGAGATATACTTTACCATTGTTGGTCCCTGTGTTCTCCTGGGTTTGGTGA
- the Kcnj11 gene encoding ATP-sensitive inward rectifier potassium channel 11 isoform X1: MLSRKGIIPEEYVLTRLAEDPTEPRYRARERRARFVSKKGNCNVAHKNIREQGRFLQDVFTTLVDLKWPHTLLIFTMSFLCSWLLFAMVWWLIAFSHGDLAPGEGTAVPCVTSIHSFSSAFLFSIEVQVTIGFGGRMVTEECPLAILILIVQNIVGLMINAIMLGCIFMKTAQAHRRAETLIFSKHAVITLRHGRLCFMLRVGDLRKSMIISATIHMQVVRKTTSPEGEVVPLHQVDIPMENGVGGNSIFLVAPLIIYHVIDSNSPLYDLAPSDLHHHQDLEIIVILEGVVETTGITTQARTSYLADEILWGQRFVPIVAEEDGRYSVDYSKFGNTVKVPTPLCTARQLDEDRSLLDALTLASARGPLRKRSVAVAKAKPKFSISPDSLP, from the coding sequence ATGCTGTCCCGAAAGGGCATTATCCCTGAGGAATATGTGCTGACCCGGCTGGCAGAGGACCCTACAGAGCCCAGGTACCGTGCTCGGGAGAGGAGGGCCCGCTTCGTGTCCAAGAAAGGCAACTGCAACGTCGCCCACAAGAACATTCGAGAGCAGGGCCGCTTCCTGCAGGATGTGTTCACCACGCTGGTGGACCTCAAGTGGCCCCACACGCTGCTCATCTTCACCATGTCCTTCCTGTGCAGCTGGCTGCTGTTCGCCATGGTCTGGTGGCTCATCGCCTTCTCCCACGGTGACCTGGCCCCCGGAGAGGGCACCGCTGTGCCCTGCGTCACGAGCATCCACTCCTTTTCGTCcgccttcctcttctccatcgaGGTTCAGGTGACCATTGGTTTCGGTGGGCGCATGGTGACGGAAGAATGTCCCCTGGCCATCCTTATTCTCATCGTGCAGAATATCGTAGGGCTAATGATCAACGCCATCATGCTGGGCTGCATCTTCATGAAGACAGCCCAGGCCCATCGGAGGGCAGAAACCCTGATCTTCAGCAAGCATGCTGTGATCACCCTGCGCCACGGCCGCCTCTGCTTCATGCTTCGCGTGGGGGACCTCCGAAAGAGCATGATCATCAGTGCCACCATCCACATGCAGGTGGTGCGCAAGACCACCAGCCCCGAGGGTGAGGTCGTGCCTCTCCACCAGGTGGACATCCCCATGGAGAATGGCGTGGGTGGTAACAGCATCTTCCTGGTGGCCCCGCTCATCATCTACCACGTCATCGACTCCAACAGCCCTCTCTACGACCTGGCTCCTAGTGACCTGCACCACCACCAAGACCTGGAGATCATTGTCATCCTGGAAGGCGTGGTAGAAACCACAGGCATTACCACCCAGGCCCGCACCTCCTACCTAGCTGACGAGATTCTATGGGGGCAACGCTTCGTGCCCATTGTGGCCGAGGAGGACGGCCGCTATTCGGTGGACTACTCCAAATTTGGTAACACCGTTAAAGTGCCCACACCACTCTGTACAGCTCGCCAGCTTGATGAGGACCGCAGCCTGCTGGATGCCCTGACCCTCGCCTCTGCGCGAGGGCCCCTGCGCAAGCGCAGTGTGGCTGTGGCGAAGGCCAAGCCCAAGTTTAGCATCTCTCCGGATTCCCTGCCCTGA
- the Kcnj11 gene encoding ATP-sensitive inward rectifier potassium channel 11 isoform X2 has protein sequence MVWWLIAFSHGDLAPGEGTAVPCVTSIHSFSSAFLFSIEVQVTIGFGGRMVTEECPLAILILIVQNIVGLMINAIMLGCIFMKTAQAHRRAETLIFSKHAVITLRHGRLCFMLRVGDLRKSMIISATIHMQVVRKTTSPEGEVVPLHQVDIPMENGVGGNSIFLVAPLIIYHVIDSNSPLYDLAPSDLHHHQDLEIIVILEGVVETTGITTQARTSYLADEILWGQRFVPIVAEEDGRYSVDYSKFGNTVKVPTPLCTARQLDEDRSLLDALTLASARGPLRKRSVAVAKAKPKFSISPDSLP, from the coding sequence ATGGTCTGGTGGCTCATCGCCTTCTCCCACGGTGACCTGGCCCCCGGAGAGGGCACCGCTGTGCCCTGCGTCACGAGCATCCACTCCTTTTCGTCcgccttcctcttctccatcgaGGTTCAGGTGACCATTGGTTTCGGTGGGCGCATGGTGACGGAAGAATGTCCCCTGGCCATCCTTATTCTCATCGTGCAGAATATCGTAGGGCTAATGATCAACGCCATCATGCTGGGCTGCATCTTCATGAAGACAGCCCAGGCCCATCGGAGGGCAGAAACCCTGATCTTCAGCAAGCATGCTGTGATCACCCTGCGCCACGGCCGCCTCTGCTTCATGCTTCGCGTGGGGGACCTCCGAAAGAGCATGATCATCAGTGCCACCATCCACATGCAGGTGGTGCGCAAGACCACCAGCCCCGAGGGTGAGGTCGTGCCTCTCCACCAGGTGGACATCCCCATGGAGAATGGCGTGGGTGGTAACAGCATCTTCCTGGTGGCCCCGCTCATCATCTACCACGTCATCGACTCCAACAGCCCTCTCTACGACCTGGCTCCTAGTGACCTGCACCACCACCAAGACCTGGAGATCATTGTCATCCTGGAAGGCGTGGTAGAAACCACAGGCATTACCACCCAGGCCCGCACCTCCTACCTAGCTGACGAGATTCTATGGGGGCAACGCTTCGTGCCCATTGTGGCCGAGGAGGACGGCCGCTATTCGGTGGACTACTCCAAATTTGGTAACACCGTTAAAGTGCCCACACCACTCTGTACAGCTCGCCAGCTTGATGAGGACCGCAGCCTGCTGGATGCCCTGACCCTCGCCTCTGCGCGAGGGCCCCTGCGCAAGCGCAGTGTGGCTGTGGCGAAGGCCAAGCCCAAGTTTAGCATCTCTCCGGATTCCCTGCCCTGA